A segment of the Chiloscyllium plagiosum isolate BGI_BamShark_2017 chromosome 39, ASM401019v2, whole genome shotgun sequence genome:
AGACGGTTTCTATAATTAAACTAAGGTCCTGCATTTCTTCCAGGAGTGAAACCTAATATGTCAGGAGGACAGGAAATCAGGTCGGATTGGTCTGCACTGGCCTGTCAACAAACAGTGAACCTGAGGGCCTGGCATGTAGGAAACCTGTATCCATTGTGTACGTGACCTGATTTGGACACCCTGACTTTATATACCACAAATAAACCAAGTTAGAACAATCTTTAGATTGTACTTAACTTCAACTGCTGCCTATCATCCTGGAACAGTGCAATACCATCTATGTGTAAAGATTAAATGGAAAACAACAGACACACCTTGATGCAAGGATTCCATCGTGGCCAGCACAGGACAATATAACTGGTGTCAGTGGAGCAGATGAGGCCAAGATTGTTGTTACTGGTGCTATTCTTGAATTGCTACTGGTAGAAGTATGTTCTGTCACTAACTCTAACTCATTGTCAGCCAGTACCTTCTCCAAAGTAAGAGGAAAGGGGAAGGATGGAAAATTAGATGACGTATGGAACATTTAGGTGTAAGCTGGAGTTCAAATTCTGAAGTGTTGAATTCAGACACAACTGTTTCATATGTTACTTCACTTTTAAATGGACTTTCAGAACAATGTGTTCATTTACAGGAAGTCACAAAGATGCGGAAGAAGATTGCAGTTACCGTTGGGATTATGACCCATATCAAGGAGAAGCTGGAGTATGTGGAAGCTGAGAATGTTGAGAAGAAAAACCAGCTCATGGACCTGGAGGCTGTCGTTGCCCAGGTAGCACGATGGGGCTGGGCGGGGACCACAGCTGAGGTGTTAAGGGTGGATATTTCAGGGTGGGGGCTGTGGGCAAGTGTCGCACTGTGGCGTGGGGGCATTGGGGAGCAATGAAAAGCAGGTACTGGGATGAGGGAATCAATGCCAAGGAGTGGGCTGGCCAAGAGTCTTcattggtctactcctgctcttgaGTCCTAGGTTCCAGTATGGAATGAGCAGTATAGAATGGAGTGATAGAACACAGCAAAAACATGAGGTTGTCATGCAGTACGTATGGGGATTGTTTTTGTTATAAACTGGGGGTGAGGTGGACAATGGATCATGCACCACTGAGCACTGAATACTGTGTGTAGACAGAACCTTATACCTGAGCTCTTTGATACAAGGATATGCCATTAACATATATACCTCATGTCAAAGCAAGAACAGAACTGAAACAATTGCCCAGAGCAGAATGGGAGAGAACATTCAGCATCCAAAATGTATACCCAGTGTGCAACATTAGCAGAGACCCACATGGAAAGATTGAGAATTGCAGCTTTACTTTTTGACGTGTCTGAATAGTTTGCTCAAGAGGAAGAGTgctagaaataaaaacagaaaatactgaaaaaactcagcaagtctgacagcatctgaggaaagaggGAAATAGAGTAACATTTCAAATTGATGAGTTTTCACCAGAAAATTTGATGAAGAGCAATTGACCTGACACATTTACTCAAGTTTCTGTtcaagaatgctgcctgacctgctgaatttctccagcactttcagtgtttattttagagtttcagcatctacagtattttgcacATGTTTTAGAGGGAGGGTGCTTGTGCTATGAATGGATCACTTCCCATTACTTCCCAGTGTCAGCATCAAGCACTCCCTGGATAGCTACAACTGGTGAGACGGAGAGTGGAATTCCATCATTCTGCTCCAACAATATTCCTCCTTCTCAACTTCAGGAGAGGCTGACATGTTACTTCACTTAGTATGTCACCAACCATTGTTGTGGTTTCTCCGAATCAGCTGGAGTTGTTAGcaatattaacaggaaaacatTATTAGATTGTCAAAAATAAACCCTGTTAGAAATTTCTCAGAGAATGTGGCACTCATGCCCACAGAATGGCTTGATGTGAACAGCAAATGTATATTTAAGTTGTATAAACATGAGGGATAAACACACAATGGACAAAGCAATGGAAGGAGATGCTGATAGATGATGTGAATACATGGAAGGAACCTCATGTGATCACAGAGTGATTGGGCTAAATGCCCTTTCTGTTTGTAAACTTTGTCTAATTATCTGTGCCACTGAATGCGAGTGGAGCTTATATTCTTACCCCTATTTGTTAGTCTATTTgtctataaaaaaaaaatcacaaaatcttttcgATGGACTTCAGTGAAATTTAATACACAGATCAGGAAACATGGCCCAAGGAAGAACTGATTACTTTTTGCAAAGATGCACACCTGGATtcacttaaaaataaattgaatttgaaGATTGCAAATTgagactttttaaaagaaaattaaagatgTCTTAGTGAAACTTGTTACAGTTGTCAAAATATGAACAGAGTTTTAAGAGCACATAGTTGTATTTAGATTGACCTGAAACCTCCCCAGTAAGATAGATGCACTTATTAAAATgatttcttgtttcagatttgagAGCATCGACCAGGGAAGGGCTCAAGCTACAGCTGCCCAGTTGTCACTTGGAAATATGATTGTTTTTCAGGAAGTTTTAATAATCCTTTTATCTTCTCTATGTTAATATCTGTGGTAGAATCAAAGCCTATGCTAAGTGATACTGAAATCAGCCCAGTCATATTTCAGTTTTAATGAGAAGGAAAGGGTCTGCATTTCTACAGCATCTTCCATGAGTACTGGATACTCAAGAGCACTTTGCAGCCAGTACAGTACTTTTGAAAGATAATTGTTTGAAACATTGGAAACACTGCTTCATTATGAACAGGTTTGAGCAAAGATCAGACCTAGTCATTTTGGATAGcaactgtattttttttccaacaTTATCCATTGATGTTTGATTTTGTGGTGTGGCTTTGCCtgctatgactctgtaactctatttGTGTTTGTTGTAGAAACGGGAAATTCTGACCAAAACCAAACAAGCACGGGACAGAGTCCGTGCAGCCAATTTCAAACTGAAGGAGAAGTGTGGCCTCCTGTGTAACAAAGTGCTCCTTCGTGACTATGAGGATAATGTAGACACCAGCGACAGACTGCGGCAAAAGCTGGAGGTGCTGAAACGGCAGCACGCTGATCTGACACTCGACTCCTACGGTATCAAGAAGAAAATTGAATGGGTGAAGATGGGACAGTTACAGACTCAGTAACAGCCCCTAGAGGGGAGCTTTTCCGTTTTATTCTGTTATGATAAATATTAAATCAACTGGCATCTACACATGGGTGTTTCCTTTTGTTGAAGTAAGAAACAGAGACAATGGGGCAGCTTCTAATGatgttcatgatttggagatgccagtattggactgggctgtacaaagttaacatcacacaacaccaggttatggtccaacaagtttaattggaagcaccagctttcagaacactgcaaccacctgatgaaggagcagtgctccaaagctagtgcttctaattaaacctgttggactataacctagtattgtgtgatttttcacactATAATGTTGCAAGCCATGAGCACAGATCCAAGAGATCAGCTTCTAAACACTCTCAATGTTCTAGATTTGTAGACAGAGAAACAAACACCACCATCTTATTCAATCTGCAGTTTTCTAACCTGATTATTACCAATTCAAGCCCAGCATAAAATGTAAAGTTCATTCTTAAACTTCAgtagatgttaaaaatcacacaagaccaggttttTATCCaccaggtttagttggaagcactatcttttggagtgctgctccctcatcaggtggttcctTCAGTAGATGTGAATGTAATTGTCTTGACAGAGTGCTCCTTCCTATTTAGTTATAGTCACCGAATCAACTCATTGAGAAATTATATTCTATCTCTCTCATCTTGCAGGAGAATCTAAATTGACAGTTTTACAGAATGAAtacagatgatgatgatgatgatgatgcaaagATGAATGTTTTGCAGGAGCTAGGAGTAACTGTTTAAGCTCACAACCAAATGTCACATAAGCAACATAAACGCACTTAAACTGTACAAACATTGTCTAAAAACTGACACTGACTTTTATGTTTATGCTAATGGAATTGAACAATAATGTGAAGTACTGTGCACAGCGACGTTAGTAGTAATCCAGCTTCATCTGCTTCACTGTAGTTGCTGTTTCAGCTGAAGTGTGGGCCAGTTACTAAGGCCTGTTTagcattacccagtatcaaacgATACCATACTGAGCCAGTTCATGCAGCTCCAAGTGGCTGAATGCCTCCCAAGGACAGATCACAGTGATATCTGTAAAAATTAGAGGTACTATTAAACACTCTTTTCTCTATCCATTTCTCCGTGCTGATtttcaaaagtgaggactgcagatgctagagatcagagtcaagagtgtggtgctggaaaagcacagcaggtcaggcagcagccgaggagcaggagaatcgatgttttgagcataagcccttcatcaggaattactgaggcctcattcctgatgaagagcttatgctcaaaacatcgattctcctgctcctcggctgctgcctgacctgctgtgcttttccagcaccacactcttgactctgattttcaAAACCACCAACTCTGAGCCACAGAGCTCTCTACTGCCCTGTCTCAGGGGTCATTTAACATGTTTGTGTGTAAGTTCAGCACTCATCTGACctacagagtgagtgtgagatcaGATTAAAATTCAGTGCTTTTGAGGGAGGGGTTGAGAATGATTTCTGTAACATACCTGTGCCAAGCCCCTCCATTCCAGGAATATCATCTCCAAACCTGCAGGAGAATGACAATCAGAGGCTGAAACCCCACTTAGCACAAAGCTGCTGAAAACAACATCGCATTGCAAAACTATCACATGCATTATTTTCATAAATTATAAAGACTGAGCTCATTCTACAAGTTATTTGTGTGATGTAACTTTATCAGGTGGGGTCCCTCCTCTGGTGAAGTAACAGGCAGAACAATGTCATGCAGGCACTTTAAATATTTGTCCATCGATATTGCAATCTTTTCTAGGTTAATGGCTGTATCAGTGTTTGGTGTTTAAATTAATACAGTTAGATTGTTCTTTTGATGCTAGAAATTGGAATCCTGCACTGTCCCAGTTTACAGAAAACAATCAGTTGCACTGTGTTGTTTCTAACACTGGCCCAACTCCTTGTGATGTGGTTTTACTGCTGGTGTTAACCCCGTTTATCTCTCTCCTAGCCTTAAAGTGAGCTAACAGAAAAATTCAGTGATACACCACAGTGACAATATGTAACAAACAGTTAATAACACTGTTAATAGCTCTGTTACTAGGCAGACACAACCCTGACTTCTGAATGGAACAGAACACGTTCCTGTCCCATTCTGGGGAAGTTGAATGGTATTAATGccagattgttaatccagagacccaggtaaggttctggggacctgggtttggaaCAAGAACACGTTCCTGTTCCATTCTGGGGGAGTTGAGTGGTATTAATGccggactgttaatctagagacccaggtaaggttctggggacctgggtttgaatcccaaccatcttagttggtggaatttgaattcaataattttttaaaaaatctgggattaagagtctaatgatgatcataaatcaattgtcaattgttagaaaaatccatctggtttagtAATGtacttcaaggaaggaaattgccatccttcgttggtctgggctacatgtgactccagacccacagcaatgtggttgactcttaaccaccctctgggcaataaatgttggcctacaccagtgacaccctcatcctgtgaatgaataaaaaaaactaagtaAACTCAGAGTTCAATTTTCATTTTAGTCTTAATGCTAAACATGGTTAGTGGAACAACAGACAAAATGTTACAACAATAAttttaaggaaaacattactggTTACATCTGGGATTATGGAGATAGTGGGAGAGTTTGACCAGCTAAGTTTTTGTTCCCTTTGCTGTGATTTGCACCTCTCTGATATACAAGAGATGTTGGTGAAATAGATAGGGCAGTCATTTCCAGACTGTCCACAACTTCAAAACTGGCTTTCATTGAGTTAGAGACACCAAGGGGTGTTCAGAATGTGGGCAAAAAAAGCAAAAGTTCACCAATGCCCCTGTATTGAGGAAGCTGCAACTTGTGTAGTACTGGTACACGGAGAAGGAGcagtttcactggaacagagTTCAATTTCACTGCTAAAGGGGTTAAAGAGACTCTGCCCAGGTCAACGATGCCCGTCTGTCCGCTGTGGATTGTGGGTAACCCTCCAACAATCTCATTCTGTCAGTCTGCCCACAGGGAGTGGGGCAGAAAGGCTGGTACTGactccagtctgtgtgtgtgtgtgtgtgtctgtctgtgcgtgtgtgtgtgcgtgtgtgtctgtgtatatgtgtgtgtgtggttgtctatgtgtgtggctgtctgtctgtgtgtggctgtgtgtatgtgtgcgtgtttgtctgtgtgtgtgtgtggctgtctgcgtgtgtgcgtgtttgtctgtgtgtgtgtggggctgtctgtgtattcctgatgaaggcctccgGCTcgaagtgtcgattttcctgctcctcggatgctgcctgacctgctgtgcttttccagcaccatactctcaactcgtgtgtgtgagagtgtgtgtatatgagagtgtctgtgtgtgtgtgtgtggagagaggAGAAGATCCTAATGTCATTTCTATTAAAACTCCAGCAAAATAGTTCTCAGACCCTTGGATTCCAAGGCTCAACCTGTAAATCAAAATTTCTCAGTTATACCCTTTCACGCCTGCTTTGGGGGGTTTGCTCTTGAACTGTCGAGTCGCTCTTTGCTTGAACTTTGGTGGCCCCTTCCTAGGGGACGTGGCACCTCCAGAAATATTAGTTggtgaaatattcatttccaCAGAACAGGGTTACTGAGACAGGAAACACTCACTGAAAGACAAAATGTCACAGTCAAACCAACGATTCTGGACACACCATCCCTGGTTAGAAAGGGAGGAATTTTCTGTCAATTATTTGTGGGGATTGAAGGTGCAACAGCTACTGTCTGATCCCTTCAGTAGCCATAACAAAGAGTTTATTCACAACTTACAAAACTGTCAAGTCAAGAATAGCCACCCATAATGTCCGTGAAGTGTGGCAGTATAGTATTACCAAAGAAATGCACTTAGACCttgctcagtcatttcagctgCAGCAGACCCTAACACTTCCAACAAAATGAATCAATGGCACAGAAACGTCTGGAGTGAGCCTTGACTCCACGGGAGCATTCTTGCCCAGAGTCTGGAATCCATTCCCGCCATCAGACATTGGGTAGAAAAGGTCTAATTCCTAAACACTGGGAAGGTATTCAGCAGATCACACCAACAATGTCAGGAAATCCATCTCTGTCTGGCACTGTAACACCCCCAGTCATAGAggagtacagcacggaaacagaccctttggtcaaacctgtctatgccgaccagatatcccaacccaatctagtcccacagtCGAGTTgtatttttgccctcctgacctAATTTGTAAATAACGAGTGGTAAAACTTAATACTGAGAAAGTTATTCTGCAAGCTGACACTTCCAAGTCCCACAGCCCCTCGTTATATTGGAAATGGACAGGCTGCTTTGTTTAAGATTCCTCTGACAGATGACATTGAATCCTCTTACAGGATGAGCTAAGTGCTTGAATTGGGCTTAGCCCAGTTGATCTCAGTGACATCTTATTCTGGTTCTTTCTTATTTTGCAATATTTTTCCAGGTGGGTCTCTGGACAAATAGCAACATTACAGAGTTAAAGTAAAGGGAATGTGATTGGGAGACAGCggaacattttctttttgtttgccaGCATGGGGTATTGAGCCCATTGGCTGTTTCTGTGCCACATCCCATGCATTCTATGTATAATATTTGGATCCCATTGAATCTGTATACAATATGCTATACAGATCCTATATACACCATACATTATATATTTCCTTGGGGTCCTGTGGTTCAGtgagggcctgggttcaagtcccacctactccagagggtGTCACAACCtccttgaactgaatgatttaaattatttacaatacTATCTGTACATGCTGGGAGAAATTACATTGTACATCTTGGCTTACAATGATTTTgtctttgttgattttttttctgtgtcaTTGAATTACAGCAAAGGCTTACATTTATGTAACATCTTGGAAAATTTTCCAAAAGAACTTCACAGCAAAATGATCAAACAAATATCACCATGACCCCAAAGGTGGAGTTATTGGGGATGGGGAGTTCACTACACGTTCGGCTAAAAAGTGTTTTGTGGAGGTTGGAGGGATCAGATAAGGGACAAAGAGATGGAGTGAAGAAAGGGACTTTAGCGTTGAGACTGCTGGGGATTGGCCAGTAAAGGAGTGATGGGAAGAACTGCATAAAGGCTGGTTTTAAAGGAAGGACATGTTTCTGGAGGTTTGTATGCTGGAGAGATTTGCATAAATGCAATTTGCAATCTCCTTGGGAGAAGGAGAAAATATGATGGTCAGTAAAAAGTCACTTCTAACCTGTTTCATTACACACTGGGGATGTTTAATGAGGGGAAAGAAGCTAATATCAGGGAATGAATGTGTTTAGctattttaaaaagattatttaaaagaaacacagacacaaaagCATACACACACGAACAAGCACTGATGGctacacagagacagagatatgcatgcacaaacacacatcaTTTTACTTACTAAAGTATAGAACCTCAATATCTACAAACTGGCTGGAAAAATATCATAAATCCTTTTGCATATATCACTGTTTGTTGAGAAGCTCTCAATCTAATGCATTTGTTCACTTCTTTGTATGTTCACACGTAGTACCTCTCTATTTAATCAATTGCTTATGGTGGTACTTACAGATTATGTAGCAGATTCCATCCCTAGTAAATTGCTTGAATGTAAACTGACAGCTACCCCTGCTGTACATTGATACTACAAGCTGATTTTCTTATGGAAGCAATCTCTATAAATACCATGAAGAAAGAGCACACAGGAAaatatgaacatagaacagcacggcacagtacagcacagcacaggaccTTCAGTCCACAACGTTATGTGAAGCATTtttcttaatctaagatcaacctaatctacacactTCTCAATTTACTgtcgtccatgtgcttgtccagagGCATGATTCATCACAAATCTACCTCTCACTCAACTACTCAAGAAAAGAGTATGATGTTCAAAACATGTTACACTCTGCATAGGTGTTATTTTTCACATGAGCCCCCAGTCTAATCTCATCTCTATCTCACTCAGTGCAGCTTTCAATAATCATGAGAAAGTCAGAACCAGGAGTAGTTCAGCTGcatgagcctgctcccccattctatcccatcatggctgatctcatctcagcctcaactccattttcccctCTACcttccataacccttcaatctattactgattaaaaatctatctcctcctcaaatttacttaatgtcccagcatccactataCTCTGAggttgtgaattccacagattcataactctTAGAGAAATAATATCTCCTTGTGTCTGTTGTAAATCTGATACCCATTATCCTAAAACAAGTCCTTTTTTTGTATCCATCCACAGATGTatgtattgctggctgggccagcacttatggCCCATTCCCAATAGCCCACAGGGCaggagtcaaccacgttgctgtgggtctggagtcatatgtaggccagatcaggtaaggacagcaaatttccttctctgaaggacattagtgaaccagatggatttttcctgacaatggtttgattgtcatcattagacttttatttCAAGCatagccccttcgtcaggtgaagtgataaaggagcagcgctccaaaagcttgtgatttcaaatacatctcttggactataacctggtgtcgtgtaacttaagtcatagagatgtacagcatggaaacagacccttcagtccaacccatccatgctgaccagatatcccaacccaatctagtcccacctgccagcacttggcccatatccctctaaacccttcctattcatatacccatccaaatgcctcttaaatgttgcaattgtaccacctccaccagacttctgactttgtccaccccccgTCATCTCCACATCAAAATtattactaaattcaaattccagcaatctgccatggctggatttgaacctgcatccccagaacattacctggatctctggattaatgatATAATattaatatcactaggccattacctcccctgtCCATATTTTAATATTCCTTTTTTAGAAGCAAGTGTCTAATTTCATTTTCTTGGAACCATTGAAACTGGTGGCAAGAATTTTAAACAGAAACTATAAACCATAGAACAGTGCAGAAAGCTCACACAAACTACAAATCGACACCAAATTAATCCCATGATCCGTTCATAATTTACTTAACCCATATCTGGATATGCGAATGTTACAAGTAATGataagaagttaaaaaaaatgcagtaaaAGGGAATgggtagtgcagtggtagtgtaccTATTTCTGAACTGGGAGGTCtgcattcaagtctcacctgcttcagaggtgtacaACAACATCTTAGAGAAGGATGATTAGGTAATAAATGTGAAGCATCAAAGGGGTGTGATTACAAAACAATCTGATGTTAGGAGAACCAAGTGGACGTGTTCTGTGGACTTGGATCTCGTTTCCCAGCCATTCATATTGCTtcagattttgatttgatttgaattgaacagAATCATCAGCCCCCTCCCAGTTTGGTATACACAGCACTTCATGTTTCAGTAAAATTGGATTTACTAATCTTCTCACAGAGCTTCCCATTCAATATCTCAGGAGCACATGTTCGCTAATCGACTCAGTTCCTGATGATCCCAATTAGCAGCAGTGAATCCAAAAAGCTCCTGATGGACAGATACACTTGGATTAGGATTACTGCTACAGGCTGTCACTTGCAAGCCTGACTGTCACTGACACAAAAAGATGGAACACATTGGAAATACTCAGGAAATCAGGCAGCAGGAGGAATTCCAGTCTTTACCATCTTCTGATAGACACACGGCTGATCAGTGGGAATTTCAGATACAGGCACTGCAGGGAAGGTGTATTCCTCTAAGTAGTCCTGAAAACCATAATGGAAACAAATCTGCAAAACGTGCTACAGCTTATCATCTGAAGTGAAATCATAGACAAGTTCTGAGAATTAAACCCAATATTGCCGCTTCACTGAGCAAGATTGATTTGGaggttccagtgttggactggggtgtacaaagttaaaattcacacagcaccaggttatggtccaacaggtttatttgaaagcactagcttttggagcgctgctccttcatcaggtggttgttgtaTCCTTGGCATGTTTTGCATTTCTACACAACAAACAGACTCCCCACAAATTCCCTGGGGAATCTCAGTGGAATTATGAAACAGTGGGACAAATAGAGTTGTGAACAAATTCTCGGTTAATGCTTTCATTGTTCATGAGCATTTCAACAATACAAGATTCTTTGGGGATGCGACAGGAGatgttatttccccttgtgggagcgtctaggaccagaggcataATAAGGAGtcagccatttaagacagaaataaagaggaagttcttctctcagagaggatgagtcagtggaattctttactggagagttgttgaggctgggtcattaaatacattcaagactgagatagagagattttagtcaggaagggaatcgaaagttatgggggaaaggcaggaaagtggagttatcAGATCAGCTTTGAATGatacagcagacttgatgggctgaatggtgtagAATCCTAAAatgtctacagtgcagaaagaggtcatttggcccatcaaatctacactgaccctctgaagagtatccagaCTCACCCACACACCTTTTTAAACTATGGCTACCCCACCAAACCTGGACTGCACCATTCATACATCTTCTGGTCTGATTTCAATATTTGTGAATCTTGAAATCAGCATTTGACCCTTCATTGTTAATTGTTGATATTATATAAAAACTGGCAAGTGACCAAATTTAAGTCAGTAAATGTGGGATTGCACTGACATTCCACTGACTGGTCGCTGAGCTGAAGGGTACTGAAGGGTACCAGGATCCCAACA
Coding sequences within it:
- the LOC122542083 gene encoding retinal cone rhodopsin-sensitive cGMP 3',5'-cyclic phosphodiesterase subunit gamma-like; its protein translation is MNISPTNISGGATSPRKGPPKFKQRATRQFKSKPPKAGVKGFGDDIPGMEGLGTDITVICPWEAFSHLELHELAQYGIV